One window of Flavobacterium ammonificans genomic DNA carries:
- a CDS encoding cytochrome-c peroxidase: MKKLTSLMYLGSILTLFACSNSTDIDTTDSYPNVITAFAGKIDLNNLYNYANQSKPAYITKDNTSGNPISDKGATLGRVLFYDKNLSSNNTISCSSCHIQANAFSDDAIASDGVNGTTTRHSMRLINSRFSNERKFFWDERAATLELQTSDPIKNHIEMGFSGTSGDGSITTLITKLQGIGYYKELFKYVYGSEEITESKLQNALAQFIRSIQSFDSKYDAGRSTVQNDNQAFPNFTAQENQGKNLFLTPPVFDANGVRTSCGFGCAGCHAAPEFDIDPNTRNNGVIGVLNGTGIDITNTRSPSLRDLLKADGTPNGPMMHTGSFATLQNVIGHYGNINLAPGNSNLDPRLRPNGYGQQLNITATEVNALTAFIKTLTGTNVYVDPKWSSPFKQ, from the coding sequence ATGAAAAAATTAACTTCTCTAATGTACTTAGGAAGTATTTTGACTCTATTTGCTTGTAGTAATTCAACAGACATTGATACAACTGATAGCTATCCTAATGTAATTACTGCTTTTGCAGGAAAAATTGACCTCAATAATTTATATAATTATGCCAATCAATCCAAACCGGCTTATATAACTAAAGACAACACATCTGGTAATCCAATATCAGATAAAGGAGCGACATTAGGTAGAGTATTGTTCTATGATAAAAACTTATCTTCCAACAATACTATTTCATGTTCTTCTTGTCATATTCAAGCCAATGCATTTAGTGATGATGCTATTGCTAGCGATGGAGTAAATGGAACAACAACGAGACATTCTATGCGATTAATCAATTCTAGATTTTCAAATGAAAGAAAATTCTTTTGGGATGAAAGAGCCGCTACATTAGAATTACAAACTTCTGATCCTATAAAAAATCATATTGAAATGGGGTTTAGTGGTACAAGTGGTGATGGGTCTATCACTACTTTGATTACAAAATTACAAGGAATTGGTTATTACAAAGAACTATTCAAATATGTGTATGGATCTGAGGAAATTACAGAATCTAAATTGCAAAATGCGTTGGCACAATTTATAAGAAGTATTCAATCTTTTGATTCAAAATACGATGCTGGACGTAGCACTGTACAAAATGACAATCAAGCATTTCCTAATTTTACAGCCCAAGAAAATCAAGGAAAAAATTTATTTTTAACACCACCCGTTTTTGATGCTAATGGTGTTAGAACTTCATGTGGTTTTGGGTGCGCAGGTTGTCATGCAGCTCCTGAATTTGATATAGATCCCAACACTAGAAATAATGGCGTAATTGGAGTTCTTAATGGAACTGGAATTGATATTACTAACACAAGATCTCCCTCTTTACGAGATTTACTTAAGGCGGATGGAACTCCTAATGGACCTATGATGCACACAGGAAGTTTTGCTACTTTGCAAAATGTAATAGGACATTATGGAAATATTAATTTAGCTCCAGGAAACAGTAATTTAGATCCAAGGTTGAGGCCTAATGGTTATGGACAACAATTAAACATAACTGCAACAGAAGTAAATGCGCTGACTGCCTTTATAAAAACACTAACCGGAACAAATGTCTACGTTGATCCAAAATGGTCTAGTCCATTCAAACAATAA
- a CDS encoding bifunctional UDP-3-O-[3-hydroxymyristoyl] N-acetylglucosamine deacetylase/3-hydroxyacyl-ACP dehydratase, producing the protein MVKQKTIKSEISLTGVGLHTGKEVKMTFKPAPANNGFTFVRVDLEGQPVIEADANYVVNTQRGTNLEKLGVQIQTPEHVLAALTGCDLDNVIIELNASELPIMDGSSKYFVEAIEKAGIEEQEAKRNVYVVKEVISYTDEATGSEILVMPSDSYCITTMVDFGTKILGTQNATMKCLSEFKDEISDSRTFSFLHELESLLDNGLIKGGDLNNAIVYVDKEISSSTMENLKKAFGKDEITVKPNGILDNLTLHYPNEAARHKLLDVVGDLSLIGTRIQGKVIANKPGHYVNTQFAKKLAKIIKIEQRNFVPTYDLHQEPLMDIHKIMETLPHRPPFLLIDRIIEMSENHVVGMKNVTMNENFFVGHFPEAPVMPGVLIVEAMAQTGGVLVLSTVPDPENYLTYFMKMDNVKFKHKVLPGDTLIFKCELITPIRRGICHMQANAYANGKLVAEAELMAQIAKK; encoded by the coding sequence ATGGTTAAACAAAAAACCATCAAATCAGAAATTTCACTTACAGGTGTAGGATTACATACCGGGAAAGAAGTGAAAATGACTTTTAAACCTGCCCCAGCTAATAACGGATTTACTTTTGTACGTGTAGATCTTGAAGGTCAACCTGTGATTGAAGCTGATGCAAATTATGTAGTCAATACACAACGTGGAACTAATTTAGAAAAATTAGGGGTTCAAATTCAAACACCTGAGCATGTTTTAGCAGCTTTAACTGGATGTGACTTGGACAATGTTATTATTGAATTGAATGCTTCAGAGCTACCTATAATGGATGGTTCTTCAAAATATTTTGTTGAAGCAATTGAAAAAGCTGGAATTGAAGAGCAGGAAGCAAAACGTAATGTGTATGTAGTAAAAGAAGTTATTTCTTATACCGATGAAGCAACAGGAAGCGAAATATTAGTAATGCCAAGTGATAGCTATTGTATTACTACAATGGTTGATTTTGGCACTAAAATTTTGGGCACTCAAAATGCAACAATGAAATGTCTGTCTGAATTTAAAGACGAAATTTCAGATTCAAGAACATTTAGTTTCTTACACGAATTGGAATCACTTTTAGACAATGGTTTAATCAAAGGTGGCGATTTAAATAACGCTATTGTTTATGTAGATAAAGAAATATCTTCATCTACAATGGAAAACCTAAAAAAGGCATTTGGTAAAGACGAAATTACAGTAAAACCAAATGGAATTTTAGACAACCTTACACTGCATTATCCTAATGAGGCTGCTCGACATAAATTATTGGACGTTGTAGGCGATTTATCTTTAATTGGAACTAGAATTCAAGGTAAAGTAATTGCAAACAAACCAGGACATTATGTAAATACACAGTTTGCTAAAAAATTAGCGAAAATTATAAAAATAGAACAACGCAATTTTGTTCCTACTTATGATCTACATCAAGAGCCATTAATGGATATTCATAAAATTATGGAAACTTTACCGCATCGACCACCATTTTTGTTGATTGACCGCATTATCGAAATGTCTGAAAATCACGTTGTGGGAATGAAAAATGTAACAATGAATGAAAATTTCTTTGTTGGGCATTTTCCAGAAGCACCGGTTATGCCTGGTGTTTTAATTGTTGAGGCTATGGCGCAAACAGGAGGGGTATTGGTGTTAAGTACCGTTCCTGATCCTGAAAATTACTTGACATATTTCATGAAAATGGATAATGTTAAATTCAAGCATAAAGTACTACCTGGTGATACTTTAATATTCAAATGTGAATTGATTACACCTATCAGAAGAGGGATTTGTCATATGCAAGCCAATGCGTATGCCAACGGTAAATTAGTAGCTGAAGCTGAATTAATGGCACAAATTGCTAAAAAATAA
- the efp gene encoding elongation factor P — MASTSDIRNGLCIKYNNDIYKIIEFLHVKPGKGPAFVRTKLKSLTNGKVLDNTFSAGHKIDEVRVETHTFQYLYAEGDQFHFMNNESFEQITLNKNVLDNPDLLKEGTNVMIQINAETEAPLSVDMPASIILEVTYAEPGVKGNTATNATKSATVETGATVNVPLFINEGDKIKIDTASGSYMERVKE; from the coding sequence ATGGCAAGTACATCAGATATTAGAAACGGATTATGTATCAAATACAACAACGATATTTACAAAATCATTGAATTTCTTCACGTTAAACCAGGTAAAGGACCTGCTTTTGTGAGAACTAAACTAAAATCCTTGACTAACGGTAAAGTATTAGATAATACTTTTTCCGCTGGTCATAAAATTGATGAAGTTCGTGTAGAAACACATACTTTTCAATATTTATATGCAGAGGGAGATCAGTTTCATTTTATGAATAATGAATCTTTCGAACAAATTACATTGAATAAAAATGTTTTAGACAATCCTGATTTGTTAAAAGAAGGAACGAACGTAATGATTCAAATCAATGCAGAAACAGAAGCACCACTTTCTGTTGATATGCCAGCTTCTATTATTTTAGAAGTTACTTATGCTGAACCAGGTGTAAAAGGAAACACTGCAACAAATGCTACAAAGTCAGCAACTGTTGAAACTGGAGCAACTGTAAACGTACCTTTATTTATTAATGAAGGAGATAAAATTAAAATTGATACCGCTTCAGGATCGTATATGGAGCGTGTTAAAGAATAA
- the fabG gene encoding 3-oxoacyl-[acyl-carrier-protein] reductase: protein MKLLEGKVAIITGASRGIGKGVAEVFAKHGANIAFTYSSSVESAMALENELNAMGIKAKGYQSNAADFNEAQIFVDAVIEEFGTIDVLINNAGITKDNLLMRMSEADYDQVIDVNLKSVFNMTKAIQKTFLKQRSGSIINMSSVVGVKGNAGQANYAASKAGVIGFTKSVALELGSRNIRCNAIAPGFIETEMTAKLSPEVVQGWRDGIPLKRGGTTDDVANACLFFASDMSAFVTGQVLNVCGGMLT, encoded by the coding sequence ATGAAATTACTTGAAGGAAAAGTGGCTATCATTACAGGTGCCAGTCGCGGAATTGGAAAAGGAGTTGCAGAAGTTTTTGCAAAACATGGAGCTAATATTGCATTTACGTACAGTTCATCTGTAGAATCAGCTATGGCTTTAGAAAATGAATTGAATGCTATGGGCATTAAAGCCAAAGGCTATCAATCTAACGCAGCTGATTTTAACGAAGCACAAATTTTTGTTGACGCTGTGATTGAGGAATTTGGTACGATTGATGTTTTAATCAACAATGCCGGGATTACTAAAGATAATTTGTTAATGCGTATGTCTGAAGCGGATTACGATCAAGTAATTGATGTAAATTTAAAATCGGTTTTTAATATGACAAAAGCGATTCAAAAAACATTTTTAAAGCAACGTTCTGGCTCCATTATCAATATGAGTAGCGTAGTAGGAGTAAAGGGTAATGCGGGTCAAGCCAATTATGCCGCATCTAAGGCTGGAGTTATAGGTTTTACAAAATCTGTGGCTTTAGAATTAGGGTCAAGAAATATCCGTTGTAATGCAATTGCACCTGGTTTTATTGAAACTGAAATGACAGCTAAATTAAGTCCTGAAGTAGTTCAAGGTTGGAGAGACGGAATTCCGTTGAAACGTGGTGGAACTACTGATGATGTAGCTAATGCTTGTCTTTTCTTCGCTTCAGATATGAGTGCTTTCGTAACTGGTCAAGTACTTAATGTTTGTGGTGGAATGTTAACATAA
- a CDS encoding UDP-3-O-(3-hydroxymyristoyl)glucosamine N-acyltransferase — translation MKFPKQHTLQEIASLIQCEFVGDSNFPVLGMNEIHVVEPGDIVFVDHPKYYDKALQSKATIVLINKKVDCPEGKALLISEDPFRDFNTLTRHFMPFQGANVSIAATAKIGIDTQIQPNTFIGNHVTIGTNCLIHSNVAIYDHTVIGDNVIIHAGTVIGADAFYYKKRAEGFDQLLSGGRVVIENNVGIGALCTIDKGVTGDTTIGEGTKIDNQVHVGHDTVIGKKCLIASQTGIAGCVIIEDEVTLWGQVGTTSGITIGAKAVVMGQTGVTKSIEGGKSYFGTPIEESREKLKQLANIKRIPEILNQLK, via the coding sequence ATGAAATTTCCTAAACAACATACACTTCAAGAAATCGCAAGTCTTATTCAATGTGAATTTGTAGGTGATTCAAACTTTCCTGTTTTAGGGATGAATGAGATTCATGTTGTTGAACCAGGAGACATTGTGTTTGTTGATCATCCCAAGTATTACGATAAAGCATTACAATCCAAAGCTACTATTGTTTTAATCAATAAAAAAGTAGATTGTCCAGAAGGAAAAGCCTTATTGATTTCAGAGGATCCATTTCGAGACTTCAATACCTTAACAAGGCATTTTATGCCATTTCAAGGAGCAAATGTTTCCATTGCAGCGACTGCTAAAATCGGGATTGATACACAAATCCAACCCAATACTTTTATCGGTAATCATGTCACCATTGGAACAAATTGTTTGATTCACTCGAATGTAGCAATTTACGATCATACAGTAATTGGTGATAATGTAATTATACATGCCGGTACTGTAATTGGTGCTGATGCTTTTTATTACAAAAAACGTGCAGAAGGTTTTGATCAATTGCTTTCAGGCGGTAGAGTAGTAATTGAGAATAATGTAGGTATAGGTGCGCTTTGTACCATAGATAAAGGAGTTACGGGCGATACAACTATTGGAGAAGGAACCAAAATTGACAATCAAGTTCATGTTGGCCACGATACAGTTATAGGTAAAAAATGTTTAATTGCTTCACAAACTGGTATAGCAGGTTGTGTTATTATTGAGGATGAAGTGACACTTTGGGGACAAGTTGGTACTACAAGTGGAATAACTATTGGTGCTAAAGCAGTGGTAATGGGACAAACAGGTGTAACCAAGTCTATTGAAGGTGGCAAATCTTATTTTGGAACACCAATTGAAGAATCGAGAGAGAAATTAAAACAATTAGCTAATATTAAACGAATTCCTGAAATTTTAAATCAATTAAAATAA
- the lpxA gene encoding acyl-ACP--UDP-N-acetylglucosamine O-acyltransferase: MNQPLAYVHPGAKIAKNVVIEPFTTIHNNVVIGDGTWIGSNVTIMEGARIGKNCNIFPGAVISAVPQDLKFGGEDSLAIIGDNCTIRECVTINRGTSASGQTVIGDNCLVMAYAHIAHDCVVGNNAIIVNGVALAGHVIVGNYAVIGGLAAVHQFIHIGDHAMISGGSLVRKDVPPFTKAAKEPLSYVGINSIGLRRRGFTTEKIREIQDIYRILYQKNYNTTQAIGIIEAEMEATPERDEILDFIRNSSRGVMKGYSGNY; this comes from the coding sequence ATGAATCAACCGTTAGCCTACGTTCATCCTGGTGCTAAAATCGCCAAAAATGTCGTGATAGAACCTTTTACAACTATTCATAATAATGTTGTTATTGGAGATGGAACCTGGATTGGTTCTAATGTTACTATTATGGAAGGTGCCCGAATTGGAAAAAATTGCAATATTTTTCCAGGAGCAGTTATATCTGCTGTACCTCAAGATTTAAAGTTTGGAGGGGAAGATTCGTTAGCCATAATTGGTGATAATTGTACCATAAGAGAGTGTGTTACTATTAATAGAGGAACATCTGCTTCTGGTCAAACTGTTATTGGTGATAATTGTCTTGTAATGGCTTATGCGCATATTGCTCACGACTGTGTAGTTGGAAATAATGCTATCATTGTAAATGGTGTTGCGTTAGCAGGACATGTAATCGTAGGTAATTATGCAGTTATTGGCGGATTGGCAGCAGTTCATCAATTTATTCATATTGGAGATCACGCTATGATTTCTGGTGGTTCATTAGTTAGAAAAGATGTTCCTCCTTTTACAAAAGCAGCCAAAGAGCCTTTGTCTTATGTGGGTATTAATTCTATTGGATTAAGACGAAGAGGTTTTACGACAGAAAAAATTAGAGAAATACAAGATATTTATAGAATACTATACCAAAAAAATTACAATACTACTCAAGCAATTGGAATAATTGAAGCTGAGATGGAGGCGACTCCAGAGCGTGATGAAATTTTAGATTTTATTCGAAATTCATCAAGAGGAGTAATGAAAGGATATAGCGGAAATTATTAA
- a CDS encoding nuclear transport factor 2 family protein produces the protein MASKKLIQNFYKSDALIDADVMKEYLHPEIILDWNSSKGFVQLNYESILNLSLELSKAYVRSKVRISHILAENDLVSVRYSHYVKTIENPREEMFLANFIVIWQIKDDKLYRGYQMSQIS, from the coding sequence ATGGCCTCAAAAAAACTAATTCAAAATTTTTACAAATCAGATGCACTAATTGATGCTGACGTAATGAAGGAATATCTTCATCCTGAAATAATTTTAGATTGGAATAGTAGTAAAGGTTTTGTTCAATTGAATTATGAATCTATTCTAAATCTTTCTCTTGAATTAAGTAAAGCGTACGTTCGTTCAAAGGTAAGAATTAGTCATATTCTTGCTGAAAACGACCTAGTATCTGTTCGCTATTCCCATTATGTAAAAACGATTGAAAATCCTCGTGAAGAAATGTTTTTAGCAAATTTTATAGTTATTTGGCAAATAAAAGACGATAAATTGTATCGAGGGTATCAAATGAGTCAAATTTCTTAA
- the sucD gene encoding succinate--CoA ligase subunit alpha — MSVLVNKNSKIIVQGFTGSEGTFHASQMIEYGTNVVGGVTPGKGGSTHLDRPVFNTVKDAVEQAGADTSIIFVPPAFAADAIMEAADAGIKVIIAITEGIPVADMIKANSYVKERNARLIGPNCPGVITADEAKVGIMPGFVFKKGTVGIVSKSGTLTYEAADQVAKQGLGITTAIGIGGDPIIGTTTKEAVELLMNDPETNCIVMIGEIGGQLEADAAKWIKADGNRKPVVGFIAGVTAPAGRTMGHAGAIVGGSDDTAEAKKQIMRENGIHVVDSPAEIGKKVKEVLG; from the coding sequence ATGAGTGTTTTAGTTAATAAAAATTCCAAAATAATTGTTCAAGGTTTTACAGGTAGTGAAGGAACATTTCACGCGTCTCAAATGATTGAATACGGAACCAATGTTGTAGGTGGAGTTACTCCAGGTAAAGGCGGTTCAACGCATTTAGACCGTCCCGTTTTTAACACAGTAAAAGATGCAGTAGAACAAGCTGGTGCTGATACCTCTATTATTTTTGTACCACCTGCTTTTGCTGCTGATGCGATTATGGAAGCAGCTGATGCTGGAATTAAAGTTATTATAGCTATCACTGAAGGAATTCCTGTTGCTGATATGATCAAAGCTAACAGTTATGTCAAAGAAAGAAACGCTCGTTTGATAGGTCCTAACTGTCCAGGAGTTATTACTGCTGATGAAGCAAAAGTAGGTATTATGCCAGGTTTTGTTTTCAAAAAAGGAACTGTTGGAATTGTGTCAAAATCAGGAACTTTAACGTATGAAGCTGCTGATCAAGTTGCTAAACAAGGATTAGGAATTACTACTGCTATTGGTATTGGTGGAGATCCAATTATTGGAACAACAACAAAAGAAGCAGTTGAATTATTAATGAACGATCCTGAAACTAACTGTATTGTAATGATTGGAGAAATTGGTGGACAATTAGAAGCAGATGCTGCTAAATGGATCAAAGCTGATGGAAATCGCAAACCAGTTGTTGGATTTATTGCCGGAGTTACTGCTCCAGCAGGTCGTACAATGGGGCACGCTGGTGCAATTGTAGGAGGTTCTGATGATACCGCTGAGGCTAAAAAGCAAATTATGAGAGAAAACGGAATTCACGTGGTTGACTCTCCAGCTGAAATTGGTAAAAAAGTAAAAGAAGTTTTAGGTTAA